The following are encoded together in the Deferribacterota bacterium genome:
- a CDS encoding DedA family protein, with product MTIESSFIPFPSELVMPPAGYLCSKGAMSIYLVIIFGTLGSLFGALINYYLSYTIGLPFLLKYGRFIFINQKMLKKVEVFFLKHG from the coding sequence ATGACCATTGAAAGTTCTTTTATCCCTTTTCCAAGCGAACTTGTTATGCCCCCTGCCGGCTATCTATGTAGCAAGGGCGCAATGTCTATATATTTAGTTATTATTTTTGGTACATTGGGGAGTTTATTTGGAGCACTGATAAATTATTATCTATCCTATACAATAGGTTTACCTTTCCTATTAAAATATGGGAGATTCATTTTTATTAACCAAAAAATGTTAAAGAAGGTGGAAGTATTTTTTTTAAAACATGGT